A section of the Ciceribacter thiooxidans genome encodes:
- the ubiV gene encoding ubiquinone anaerobic biosynthesis protein UbiV translates to MVSANPALVLGPVLYLWDGPKWRDFYFRIADEAPVGEVVIGETVCSKRLHFTEPHLAEVVERLEAAGKSVRLSTLALVTIEREAQHVRNLIRDSAHVVEANDLSALGLLAGKRHTVGPLINVYNAATAKLLAGRGASSICLPPELSMASVAEITAGAPGIAFEVFAFGRIPLAISARCAHARAKGQIKDNCQFVCGEEPDGMPVRTLDRQSFLALNGVQTVSHTCQALVGELPDLVAAGVSRFRLSPQDCDMAAIARVYEDALAERIDAEEAVARIGAIYPDVPLSNGFHHAREGAAWVARARNTAHGAQA, encoded by the coding sequence ATGGTTTCAGCCAATCCGGCACTGGTGCTCGGGCCCGTTCTCTATCTCTGGGACGGCCCCAAGTGGCGCGACTTCTATTTCCGCATCGCCGACGAGGCACCCGTCGGCGAGGTGGTGATCGGCGAGACGGTCTGCTCGAAGCGCCTGCATTTCACCGAGCCACATCTCGCCGAGGTGGTGGAGCGGCTGGAGGCGGCGGGCAAGTCCGTCCGGCTCTCGACGCTGGCGCTGGTGACGATCGAGCGCGAGGCGCAGCACGTCCGCAATCTCATCCGCGACAGCGCGCATGTCGTCGAGGCGAACGACCTTTCGGCGCTCGGACTCCTGGCCGGCAAGCGGCACACGGTCGGGCCGCTGATCAACGTCTACAACGCCGCAACGGCAAAGCTTCTCGCCGGCCGCGGGGCGAGTTCGATCTGCCTGCCGCCGGAACTTTCGATGGCGTCCGTTGCCGAGATCACGGCGGGCGCTCCCGGTATCGCCTTCGAAGTCTTCGCCTTCGGCCGCATTCCGCTGGCGATCTCCGCACGCTGTGCGCATGCGCGTGCCAAGGGCCAGATCAAGGACAACTGCCAGTTCGTCTGCGGCGAGGAGCCGGACGGAATGCCTGTCCGCACGCTCGACCGGCAGTCCTTCCTGGCGCTCAACGGTGTCCAGACCGTCTCCCACACCTGCCAGGCCCTGGTCGGCGAACTGCCGGACCTCGTCGCCGCCGGCGTTTCACGCTTCCGCCTCTCGCCGCAGGACTGCGACATGGCGGCGATCGCGCGGGTCTACGAGGACGCGCTCGCCGAACGGATCGATGCGGAGGAGGCGGTCGCCCGGATCGGGGCAATCTATCCCGACGTGCCGCTCTCAAACGGCTTCCATCACGCGCGGGAGGGGGCCGCCTGGGTCGCACGGGCCCGCAACACAGCCCACGGAGCGCAGGCATGA
- the ubiT gene encoding ubiquinone anaerobic biosynthesis accessory factor UbiT produces the protein MMRVPPALADPLGVIPVFMIERAARLAFTRVLKAHPGLFERLGDYRQKRYGFVPDDLPIGFLVEPSRLSLTVVRKPKLPDADAAVQGPLFVLLALLEGRCDADALFFSRDLTVTGDMEAMLALRNALDDSNIDLPKDIGRASGPFAPLVSRTLSYVRSRALTGEAGQWN, from the coding sequence CTGATGCGTGTTCCGCCTGCCCTCGCCGATCCACTTGGCGTCATTCCGGTGTTCATGATCGAACGTGCGGCGAGACTGGCCTTCACCCGTGTCCTGAAAGCCCATCCAGGTCTCTTCGAGAGGCTCGGCGACTATCGCCAGAAGCGCTACGGCTTCGTGCCGGACGACCTGCCGATCGGCTTTCTCGTCGAGCCCTCCCGCCTCTCGCTCACCGTCGTGCGCAAGCCGAAGCTGCCGGATGCCGACGCCGCCGTCCAGGGACCGCTCTTTGTGCTTCTGGCGCTGCTCGAAGGTCGCTGCGACGCGGACGCGCTGTTCTTCTCCCGCGACCTGACCGTCACCGGTGACATGGAGGCGATGCTGGCCCTCAGAAACGCACTCGACGACAGCAATATCGACTTGCCGAAGGATATCGGTCGGGCTTCCGGCCCCTTTGCGCCGCTCGTCAGCAGGACGCTCTCCTATGTCCGCTCCCGCGCGCTTACCGGGGAGGCCGGCCAATGGAACTGA
- the ubiU gene encoding ubiquinone anaerobic biosynthesis protein UbiU, with amino-acid sequence MELICPAGTPAAFREAVNAGADAVYCGFRDETNARNFPGLNFTPAELGEAITFAKRKGVMTFVALNTFMRAGAEDIWYKAADEAIRLGADALILADFGLMAYVAEKHPDQRLHVSVQASASNADAINFLVDAFNAKRVVLPRTLTIADIARLAPQIRCEIEVFVFGGLCVMAEGRCSLSSYATGKSPNMNGVCSPASHVRYRQDGADLVSELGEYTINRFPAGEAAGYPTLCKGRFETGGDSGYAFEDPVSLDVMDHLDALRAAGVCALKVEGRQRGKAYVAEVVSTLRQALSADAAARPALLSRLRLLSEGQKTTSGAYEKRWR; translated from the coding sequence ATGGAACTGATCTGCCCGGCGGGAACGCCCGCCGCCTTCCGCGAGGCGGTCAACGCCGGCGCGGACGCCGTCTATTGCGGCTTCCGGGACGAGACCAACGCCCGCAATTTTCCCGGCCTTAACTTCACGCCCGCAGAACTCGGCGAGGCGATCACCTTCGCCAAACGCAAGGGCGTCATGACCTTCGTGGCGCTCAATACCTTCATGCGGGCCGGCGCCGAAGACATTTGGTACAAGGCGGCCGACGAGGCCATCCGGCTCGGCGCCGATGCGCTGATCCTCGCCGATTTCGGCCTCATGGCCTACGTCGCGGAAAAGCACCCCGATCAGCGCCTGCATGTCTCGGTGCAGGCCTCCGCCTCCAACGCCGACGCTATCAACTTCCTGGTCGACGCCTTCAACGCGAAACGCGTGGTGCTGCCGCGCACGCTGACGATTGCCGACATCGCCCGGCTGGCGCCGCAGATCCGCTGCGAGATCGAAGTCTTCGTCTTCGGCGGCCTCTGCGTCATGGCCGAGGGACGGTGCTCGCTCTCCTCCTATGCCACCGGCAAGTCGCCGAATATGAACGGCGTGTGCTCGCCGGCAAGTCACGTGCGCTACCGCCAGGACGGCGCCGACCTCGTCTCCGAGCTCGGCGAATATACGATCAACCGCTTCCCGGCCGGCGAGGCCGCGGGCTATCCGACGCTCTGCAAGGGGCGTTTCGAAACGGGCGGCGACAGTGGTTACGCCTTCGAGGACCCGGTCTCGCTCGACGTCATGGATCACCTCGACGCACTTCGGGCGGCGGGCGTCTGCGCGCTCAAGGTCGAGGGGCGGCAACGCGGCAAGGCCTATGTCGCCGAGGTGGTCTCGACCTTACGCCAGGCGCTTTCGGCCGATGCGGCGGCACGGCCGGCGTTGCTCTCCCGCCTCAGGCTCCTCAGCGAAGGCCAGAAGACGACGTCCGGCGCCTACGAAAAGCGCTGGAGATAA